Proteins encoded together in one Magnetospirillum sp. 15-1 window:
- a CDS encoding acyl-CoA dehydratase activase, whose amino-acid sequence MKYTAGVDVGSTQTKAVIIDESKRIVARALTDTGANVTQAAQNAFDLACADGGIDPKSVGYVIGTGYGRYKVTFGDKQVTEISCHGRGAAHMFPGTGTVIDMGGQDSKAIRVKPDGEIIDFCMNDKCAAGTGRFLGAAAMALGMSLGDLGPVSLKSTKPVKISTTCTVFAEAEVLSWLGKGKAVEDILWGVHKSIASRSYGLLRRTGITGEITFTGGVAKNPGMVKALEEALGKPLNVSDDSHYMGALGAALFAMDYLIAGEAPARKEA is encoded by the coding sequence ATGAAGTATACAGCAGGCGTCGACGTGGGTTCGACGCAGACCAAGGCGGTGATTATCGACGAGAGCAAGCGCATCGTCGCCCGCGCTTTGACCGATACCGGAGCCAACGTCACCCAGGCGGCACAGAACGCATTCGATTTGGCTTGCGCCGACGGCGGCATCGATCCCAAGTCGGTGGGATACGTGATCGGCACCGGTTACGGCCGCTACAAGGTCACCTTCGGCGACAAGCAGGTGACCGAGATCAGCTGCCACGGCCGTGGTGCCGCCCATATGTTTCCCGGTACCGGCACGGTCATCGACATGGGCGGCCAGGACAGCAAGGCCATCCGGGTCAAGCCGGACGGCGAGATCATCGACTTTTGCATGAACGACAAGTGTGCCGCCGGCACTGGGCGTTTTCTGGGTGCCGCCGCCATGGCCCTGGGTATGAGTCTCGGCGACCTTGGACCGGTATCCTTGAAGTCGACAAAGCCGGTCAAGATCAGCACCACCTGCACGGTGTTCGCCGAGGCCGAGGTTCTGTCCTGGTTGGGCAAGGGCAAGGCGGTCGAGGACATTCTGTGGGGCGTTCACAAGTCGATCGCCTCACGGTCCTACGGCCTGCTACGTCGGACCGGCATCACCGGCGAGATCACCTTCACCGGCGGTGTCGCCAAGAACCCCGGCATGGTCAAGGCGCTGGAGGAGGCATTGGGCAAGCCGCTCAACGTCAGCGACGACAGCCACTATATGGGAGCCCTTGGGGCGGCCCTGTTCGCCATGGACTATCTGATCGCCGGCGAAGCCCCGGCCCGCAAGGAGGCGTGA